ATGACCTCAAGATCCTTGGGGATGCCTTGATCGATGGTGAAACGGATGAGGGTCCGCACGACTTGTGCCCCATAAGTGCCTGCCGCACCGGGATTGATATAAAGGGTATCGAAAGTGGCATCGTACTTGACCATGAGGATGTGCGAGTGACCGGCGACAAGGATCTTGGGTCGCTCTGCCCTCAGGCGGGTAGAGATGCCGAACGAATACTTACCGGGACGTCCGACGATGTGACGAATGAGTACTTTCGCACCCTCGACCTCGAAAACTTGCTCGGCAGGGCACTCTCTTCGCAACACAGCCCCATCAATGTTGCCG
This is a stretch of genomic DNA from Porphyromonas cangingivalis. It encodes these proteins:
- a CDS encoding metallophosphoesterase family protein, with product MKRIGVLSDTHGTWDDRYAHYFSECDEIWHAGDIGDLSVLEGLRKICPVRAVYGNIDGAVLRRECPAEQVFEVEGAKVLIRHIVGRPGKYSFGISTRLRAERPKILVAGHSHILMVKYDATFDTLYINPGAAGTYGAQVVRTLIRFTIDQGIPKDLEVIELHSR